The following are encoded in a window of Haloarcula laminariae genomic DNA:
- a CDS encoding SDR family NAD(P)-dependent oxidoreductase, with protein MNRFEDTTAIVTGSTRGIGAGVAERLAAEGASVVVSGRSEDDGEDVVETIREAGGTARFVRADMREPDDIETLVEATVAEFGGLDVLVNNAGVETYTGADEATIEDWSFVVETDFRAFWLAAKHAYEHMESGAIVNMSSNHSMATTPDIFPYNAVKAGINGMTRAMAVDFGPRIRVNTVAPGWVEVDRTTGDMEPERRRELESIHPTGRLGTPEDVAGAVAFVASDDAAFVTGSTITVDGGRTAVLQDDFLPDYREER; from the coding sequence ATGAACCGCTTCGAAGATACTACCGCTATCGTCACGGGCTCGACCAGAGGCATCGGCGCCGGCGTCGCCGAACGGCTCGCGGCCGAGGGCGCGAGCGTCGTCGTCTCGGGTCGCTCCGAGGACGACGGCGAAGACGTCGTCGAGACCATCCGAGAGGCCGGCGGAACCGCCCGCTTCGTCCGGGCCGACATGCGCGAGCCCGACGACATCGAGACGCTCGTCGAGGCGACCGTCGCCGAGTTCGGCGGCCTGGACGTGCTGGTCAACAACGCCGGCGTCGAGACCTACACCGGCGCCGACGAGGCGACGATAGAGGACTGGTCGTTCGTCGTCGAGACGGACTTCCGGGCGTTCTGGCTGGCCGCGAAACACGCCTACGAACACATGGAGTCGGGGGCCATCGTCAACATGTCCTCGAACCACTCGATGGCGACCACGCCCGACATCTTCCCGTACAACGCCGTCAAGGCGGGCATCAACGGGATGACCCGCGCGATGGCCGTCGACTTCGGCCCGCGAATCCGGGTCAACACCGTCGCGCCCGGGTGGGTCGAAGTCGACCGGACCACCGGCGATATGGAGCCGGAGCGCCGCCGGGAACTCGAGAGCATCCACCCGACAGGACGACTGGGAACGCCAGAGGACGTCGCCGGCGCCGTCGCGTTCGTCGCGAGCGACGACGCCGCGTTCGTCACGGGGAGCACCATAACGGTCGACGGGGGGCGCACGGCCGTCCTCCAGGACGACTTCTTGCCGGACTACCGGGAGGAACGATGA
- the dgoD gene encoding galactonate dehydratase produces MIITDYDLYEVPPRWLFLRLETSEGIVGWGEPVVEGRARTVRTAVEELLDTYLLGKDPMRIEDHWQTMYRGGFYRGGPVLMSAIAGIDQALWDIKGKHHDMPVYELLGGKARDRMRVYQWVGGDRPEGVADAAREKVEEGFTALKMNATAELRRVDSPSAVRAAEDRLAAVRDAVGEKIDIGVDFHGRVSKSMAKKLAAALEPYDPMFIEEPVLPEHNDALPELARHTTTPIATGERMFSRWDFKEVFEDGCVDIIQPDLSHAGGITEVKKIASMAEAYDVAMAPHCPLGPIALAACLQVDACSPNALIQEQSLDIHYNETSDVQDYLKDPSVFNYRDGYVDLPEGPGLGIDIDHSYVRMQAGEVNWHNPVWRHDDGSVAEW; encoded by the coding sequence ATGATTATCACTGACTACGACCTCTACGAAGTGCCGCCGCGATGGCTGTTCCTGCGTCTCGAGACGAGCGAGGGAATCGTCGGCTGGGGCGAACCAGTCGTCGAGGGCCGCGCTCGCACCGTCAGAACGGCCGTCGAAGAACTGCTCGACACCTACCTGCTGGGGAAGGACCCGATGCGCATCGAGGACCACTGGCAGACGATGTACCGCGGCGGGTTCTACCGCGGCGGTCCCGTCCTGATGTCCGCCATCGCCGGTATCGACCAGGCGCTGTGGGACATCAAGGGGAAACACCACGACATGCCCGTCTACGAACTGCTCGGCGGGAAGGCCCGCGACCGGATGCGGGTCTACCAGTGGGTCGGCGGGGACCGGCCCGAAGGCGTCGCCGACGCCGCTCGCGAGAAAGTCGAGGAGGGCTTTACCGCGTTGAAGATGAACGCCACGGCCGAACTCCGCCGGGTCGACTCCCCGTCGGCCGTCCGTGCCGCCGAGGACCGCCTCGCCGCTGTCCGGGACGCCGTCGGCGAGAAGATAGACATCGGCGTCGACTTCCACGGCCGCGTCTCGAAGTCGATGGCGAAGAAACTCGCCGCGGCCCTGGAGCCGTACGACCCGATGTTCATCGAGGAGCCGGTGTTGCCCGAGCACAACGACGCGCTCCCGGAGCTCGCGCGTCACACGACCACCCCCATCGCGACCGGCGAGCGGATGTTCTCCCGGTGGGACTTCAAGGAGGTCTTCGAGGACGGCTGTGTGGACATCATCCAGCCCGACCTCTCGCACGCCGGCGGCATCACCGAGGTCAAGAAGATAGCCTCGATGGCGGAGGCCTACGACGTGGCGATGGCGCCCCACTGCCCGCTGGGCCCCATCGCACTGGCGGCCTGTCTCCAGGTCGACGCCTGCTCGCCGAACGCGCTCATCCAGGAGCAGAGCCTCGATATCCACTACAACGAGACCAGCGACGTGCAGGACTATCTCAAGGACCCCTCGGTGTTCAACTACCGTGACGGCTACGTCGACCTGCCCGAGGGGCCGGGACTGGGTATCGATATCGACCACAGCTACGTCCGGATGCAGGCCGGCGAGGTCAACTGGCACAACCCGGTCTGGCGTCACGACGACGGGAGCGTCGCGGAGTGGTAA
- a CDS encoding ABC transporter ATP-binding protein yields the protein MAQINLDTVRKEFSDNGRTIVAVNDLDLTIRDGEFLVLVGPSGCGKTTTLRSVAGLEEVTSGTITFDDEDVTGLRARDRDVAMVFQNYALYPHMNVERNIGFGLRLSTELDSEEITRRVRDTAEMLGIEELLEKKPKALSGGQQQRVALGRAIVRDPEVFLMDEPLSNLDAKLRAQMRTELQELQHELGVTTVYVTHDQTEAMAMGDRIAIMDDGELQQVGTAEEVYRTPNNEFVANFIGSPSINLMSATVEDGRLTGPGGFSYQLDDPTPVEGYDRVRVGIRPEDMTLVEDGIAASVTVVEQMGNENFCYMELGDVDLTARIDASLRPSPDETVQFGFEETALYLFDPETGESLKTMTDETDVSVQDYVAQPE from the coding sequence ATGGCACAAATCAATCTCGACACGGTACGAAAGGAGTTCAGCGACAACGGGCGCACCATCGTCGCCGTCAACGACCTCGATTTGACCATCCGGGACGGGGAGTTCCTCGTCCTGGTCGGTCCCTCGGGGTGTGGCAAGACGACGACGCTGCGCAGCGTCGCCGGACTCGAAGAGGTAACGTCAGGCACCATCACGTTCGACGACGAGGATGTCACCGGCCTCCGTGCGCGTGACCGCGACGTGGCGATGGTGTTCCAGAACTACGCGCTGTACCCCCACATGAACGTGGAGCGCAACATCGGGTTCGGGCTGCGGCTCTCGACGGAGCTCGACTCCGAGGAGATAACCCGCCGGGTCCGGGACACCGCGGAGATGCTCGGCATCGAGGAACTCCTCGAAAAGAAGCCGAAGGCGCTCTCGGGCGGCCAGCAACAGCGCGTCGCGCTGGGGCGGGCCATCGTCCGGGACCCCGAGGTGTTCCTGATGGACGAGCCGCTGAGTAACTTAGACGCGAAGCTTCGCGCCCAGATGCGGACCGAGCTCCAGGAGCTGCAACACGAGCTCGGCGTCACCACCGTCTACGTCACTCACGACCAGACGGAGGCGATGGCGATGGGCGACCGCATCGCCATCATGGACGACGGCGAGCTCCAGCAGGTCGGCACCGCCGAGGAGGTCTACCGCACCCCGAACAACGAGTTCGTCGCGAACTTCATCGGCTCCCCGTCGATCAACCTGATGAGCGCGACCGTCGAGGACGGCCGCCTGACGGGGCCCGGCGGATTCAGTTACCAGCTCGACGACCCGACTCCGGTCGAGGGGTACGACCGCGTCCGCGTGGGCATCCGGCCCGAGGACATGACCCTCGTCGAGGACGGCATCGCGGCGTCGGTGACCGTCGTCGAGCAGATGGGCAACGAGAACTTCTGTTACATGGAGCTCGGCGACGTCGACCTGACCGCCCGAATCGACGCCAGCCTGCGGCCGAGCCCCGACGAGACCGTCCAGTTCGGCTTCGAGGAGACGGCGCTGTACCTCTTCGACCCCGAGACCGGGGAGTCGCTGAAGACGATGACCGACGAGACCGACGTCTCCGTCCAAGACTACGTCGCACAACCTGAGTAA
- a CDS encoding carbohydrate ABC transporter permease, whose translation MRNLSRDEAAWRFLGYTFVLLATLLMVVPIYWIVVASTLPEQAFLSAGTDIQLLPGSNFLANLDALQSRESVDFIQSIGNSVFIAVVYTLLSLVLCSMGGFAFAKYEFKFKEPIFYSILATLTLPIQLLVIPLFLMISQMGLSNSYWAIILPWAANPLGIFLMRQNMRQIPDALLESARIDGATEFQLYYRIALPTMKSSLAALAIVLFLFQWNLFLYPLVVLEQGKYTIPVAINELVGAQRVYYDQIMVAAALSIIPLFLVFLFLQRHFVSGILAGSVKE comes from the coding sequence ATGCGTAATCTCAGTCGCGACGAGGCCGCCTGGCGGTTCCTCGGCTACACCTTCGTGTTGCTGGCGACGCTGCTGATGGTCGTTCCCATCTACTGGATTGTCGTCGCCTCGACGCTACCCGAACAGGCGTTCCTCTCGGCCGGAACCGACATCCAGCTGTTGCCCGGCTCGAACTTCCTGGCGAATCTCGACGCGCTGCAGTCCCGCGAGAGCGTCGACTTCATCCAGAGCATCGGGAACTCGGTGTTCATCGCAGTCGTCTACACCCTCCTGTCGCTCGTGCTGTGTTCGATGGGCGGGTTCGCCTTCGCGAAGTACGAGTTCAAGTTCAAGGAGCCGATATTCTACTCGATTCTGGCGACGCTGACGCTGCCTATCCAGCTGCTCGTCATCCCGCTGTTCCTGATGATCTCCCAGATGGGGCTCTCGAACTCCTACTGGGCCATCATCCTGCCGTGGGCGGCCAACCCGCTGGGCATCTTCCTGATGCGCCAGAACATGAGACAGATTCCCGACGCCCTGCTGGAGTCGGCGCGCATCGACGGGGCGACGGAGTTCCAGCTCTACTACCGTATCGCGCTCCCGACGATGAAGTCGTCGCTGGCGGCCCTGGCCATCGTCCTGTTCCTGTTCCAGTGGAACCTCTTTCTGTACCCGCTGGTCGTGCTCGAACAGGGCAAGTACACCATTCCGGTGGCTATCAACGAACTGGTCGGCGCCCAGCGCGTCTACTACGACCAGATCATGGTCGCGGCGGCGCTCAGCATCATCCCGCTGTTCCTGGTGTTCCTGTTCCTCCAGCGCCACTTCGTCAGCGGGATTCTCGCAGGCTCGGTCAAGGAGTAA
- a CDS encoding carbohydrate ABC transporter permease yields the protein MSTKYSDPVRDKFDAVRERAGEAVAPVWESVIDAVRPLRQRQIRRTRAAADKLPFSVGVPYLFLAPFFVLFSAFLLFPVLYTVFLSFHTYEGISTTTLFWIDVGPIQYRLTRMAQLEFVGLQNYQRLLGDTLFQNALANTTFILLVQVPLMIVLGLALALALNASWMRFKGLFRTTIALPVAANLVAYATVFLLLLQDNGLVNSVFQMVGLPTIPWLSGGTALLPGPLKSVLGTGFWPRVSLVGAVTWRWTGYNMIILLAGLQSVPKQLYEAAEIDGASRWEKFRYVTLPQLRPVLLFVVVTSTIGTFRLFSEPLIISQGGAPLSATRTLVVYIYNIAFQQFQLGYASAMTVVLVGIVALLSIAQLRIGSDSDA from the coding sequence ATGTCAACCAAGTATTCAGACCCGGTTAGGGACAAATTCGACGCGGTCCGCGAGCGGGCCGGCGAGGCCGTCGCCCCGGTGTGGGAGTCGGTGATAGACGCCGTCCGTCCGCTCCGACAGCGACAGATACGCCGGACGCGCGCGGCCGCCGACAAGCTGCCGTTCTCGGTCGGCGTCCCGTACCTCTTCCTGGCACCGTTTTTCGTGCTGTTCAGCGCGTTCCTGCTGTTCCCGGTCCTCTATACGGTGTTCCTGTCTTTTCACACCTACGAGGGAATCAGCACTACGACGCTGTTCTGGATCGACGTCGGACCGATACAGTACCGGCTGACGCGGATGGCCCAACTGGAGTTCGTCGGGCTCCAGAACTACCAGCGGCTGCTAGGCGATACGCTGTTCCAAAACGCCCTGGCGAACACGACGTTTATCCTCCTCGTGCAGGTGCCGCTGATGATCGTTCTCGGCCTGGCGCTCGCGCTCGCGCTGAACGCCTCCTGGATGCGGTTCAAGGGGCTGTTCAGGACGACTATCGCGCTACCGGTCGCCGCCAACCTCGTCGCGTACGCCACGGTCTTCCTGCTGCTGTTGCAGGACAACGGGCTCGTCAACAGCGTCTTCCAGATGGTCGGGCTCCCGACGATACCGTGGCTCAGTGGCGGGACGGCGCTGTTGCCCGGCCCGCTCAAGTCGGTGCTTGGCACCGGCTTCTGGCCGCGCGTATCGCTGGTCGGCGCAGTCACCTGGCGCTGGACGGGCTACAACATGATTATCCTGCTGGCGGGGCTTCAGAGCGTCCCGAAGCAGCTCTACGAGGCCGCCGAGATAGACGGCGCGAGCCGCTGGGAGAAGTTCCGCTACGTCACGCTCCCGCAGCTGCGCCCGGTCCTGTTGTTCGTGGTCGTCACCTCGACTATCGGGACCTTCCGGCTGTTCTCCGAACCGCTGATAATTTCCCAGGGGGGCGCGCCGCTGTCGGCCACCCGGACGCTGGTGGTGTACATCTACAACATCGCGTTCCAGCAGTTCCAGCTCGGCTACGCCAGCGCGATGACCGTCGTGCTGGTGGGTATCGTCGCCCTGCTGTCTATCGCGCAGCTCCGCATCGGGAGTGATTCCGATGCGTAA
- a CDS encoding extracellular solute-binding protein, whose product MASSATAWSWDVAAKALDTVDEPYEEEHGGDITVEQFGRSNMKDKFRSRVLSGSGAPAVATMESVDAAAWVDTGGLRDIGDWIDDAGIRDEFVSGKWGPLTKDGGTYALPWDVGPVAAFYRNDVADEHGLDMDGIETWDEFIAEGEKLPDDVAMLNLPPNDYDGVWRMMFRQLGGLPFTDSGAVNINSEKSLRVARQMKEAHDAGITSSVASWSSEWFSRASEGTITTILSGAWLEGTLKSEVGDTAGKWRVMRPPAYESGGNRATNWGGSNLIIADQVSEAKARRGWDYMQFALGTKEQQVTMYEEYGLFPAYKPAYESDVFDQGSEFLGGQAAGRLFAEIAPNIPTYKYTTDTPEITKAINSEFDRMINGQISPKEAVDTAAQQVADRTGRDLA is encoded by the coding sequence ATGGCCTCGAGCGCCACGGCCTGGAGCTGGGACGTGGCAGCGAAGGCCCTGGACACCGTCGACGAACCCTACGAGGAAGAACACGGCGGCGACATCACCGTCGAGCAGTTCGGTCGCTCGAACATGAAAGACAAGTTCCGGTCGCGTGTTCTCTCGGGGTCGGGCGCGCCGGCCGTCGCCACGATGGAGAGCGTCGACGCGGCCGCCTGGGTCGACACGGGCGGCCTGCGCGACATCGGCGACTGGATCGACGACGCCGGTATCCGGGACGAGTTCGTCTCCGGGAAGTGGGGGCCGCTCACCAAGGACGGGGGGACGTACGCGCTCCCGTGGGACGTCGGCCCGGTCGCCGCGTTCTACCGCAACGACGTGGCAGATGAACACGGACTGGACATGGACGGTATCGAGACGTGGGACGAGTTCATCGCGGAGGGCGAGAAGTTGCCCGACGACGTCGCGATGTTGAATCTACCGCCCAACGACTACGACGGCGTCTGGCGGATGATGTTCCGTCAACTGGGCGGGCTTCCCTTCACCGACAGCGGTGCGGTCAACATCAACTCCGAGAAGTCCCTCCGCGTCGCTCGCCAGATGAAGGAGGCACACGACGCCGGAATCACGTCCAGCGTCGCCTCCTGGTCCAGCGAGTGGTTCAGCCGCGCCAGCGAGGGGACAATCACCACGATACTGAGCGGCGCGTGGCTGGAGGGGACACTGAAATCCGAAGTCGGGGACACCGCCGGGAAGTGGCGAGTGATGCGCCCGCCGGCCTACGAGTCCGGCGGCAATCGCGCCACCAACTGGGGCGGTTCGAACCTCATCATCGCCGACCAGGTCAGCGAGGCCAAGGCCCGGCGAGGCTGGGACTACATGCAGTTCGCGCTCGGCACGAAGGAACAGCAGGTCACGATGTACGAGGAGTACGGCCTCTTCCCGGCCTACAAGCCCGCCTACGAGTCGGACGTCTTCGACCAGGGGTCGGAGTTCCTCGGCGGACAGGCCGCCGGTCGGCTGTTCGCCGAAATCGCGCCGAACATCCCCACCTACAAATACACCACCGACACCCCCGAGATCACCAAGGCCATCAACAGCGAGTTCGACCGCATGATCAACGGGCAGATCTCACCGAAAGAGGCTGTCGACACGGCAGCACAGCAGGTCGCCGACCGGACCGGTCGGGACCTCGCGTAA
- a CDS encoding IclR family transcriptional regulator, which yields MDESYPVQATATTIRVTEALLERNQAGVTELATALDLSKGAVHNHLQTLHRMEFVVRDGRQYRVSSRFLDVASRARDGNPVYRAARGEVAQLARSSGEVASLVVEEHGKAVYVLVTGGEDGQTAIREGRRRPLYTDAAGKAILAHLPEDEVRDLTGTIPEDETALSRELRTVREQSVAFDREERADGTRSVAAAVTTEDGRPVGAVCVSGPANRMSGKRLEEDITGLVVSSANSIAVDLSK from the coding sequence ATGGACGAGTCGTACCCAGTACAGGCGACCGCGACGACGATACGGGTCACCGAGGCGCTGCTCGAGCGAAATCAGGCGGGCGTGACGGAACTCGCCACGGCGCTCGACCTCTCGAAGGGGGCCGTACACAACCATCTCCAGACGCTCCACCGCATGGAGTTCGTCGTCCGCGACGGCCGTCAGTACCGGGTCAGCTCCCGGTTTCTCGACGTCGCCTCGCGCGCCCGCGATGGGAACCCGGTGTACCGCGCCGCCCGGGGCGAGGTCGCCCAGCTCGCCCGCTCCAGCGGCGAGGTGGCATCGCTGGTCGTCGAGGAACACGGGAAGGCGGTGTACGTCCTGGTCACGGGCGGGGAGGACGGACAGACCGCCATACGCGAGGGCCGTCGGCGCCCGCTCTACACCGACGCCGCCGGGAAGGCGATTCTGGCACACCTGCCCGAAGACGAGGTCCGGGACCTCACCGGCACCATACCCGAGGACGAGACGGCGCTGTCCAGGGAACTGCGGACGGTCCGTGAACAGAGCGTCGCCTTCGACCGCGAGGAGCGGGCGGACGGGACGCGGAGCGTGGCCGCTGCCGTGACGACCGAAGACGGGCGGCCGGTCGGCGCGGTGTGTGTCTCCGGGCCCGCCAATCGGATGAGCGGGAAACGGCTCGAAGAGGACATTACCGGCCTTGTTGTCAGCAGCGCGAATAGTATCGCAGTCGACCTATCGAAATAG
- a CDS encoding alpha-galactosidase, whose translation MVQVDVGGTVLQFAPETARVSLRADGTTLASGRVVAELGTDRYPRTDSYHVQTDGDGARVRYDDAAGTTVRLGEAARGATLTVSVANETETPRSVGRLCPLAADDLSFGPETRLYRHGYQSWTPTATLPVEASFAPIEPADVPMMTDVDAPRTTSHCHIGLADGERRLTAGFLDHSEYVTRFDYERGDGVESLTAVSPGDGVSLAPGERATSAPLWVDAARPVDDALAALAERTGERMDARVGEWVPTGWCSWYHYFTEVTADDVRSNLAELDEWGLPVDLVQLDDGYQTAFGDWRTLADGFEDMAALVGDVRDGDYTPGLWLAPFFVQEDADLVASHPEWLVTDGDGEFVSAGERHGEMYGLDLTHPEVQTWLRETFRTIVDEWGFEYLKLDFLYAGALPGERFADVTRAEAYREGLAAIREAVGEETYILGCGAPQGQSVGLVDSMRVGPDTAEYWAREGESDSEPAHENAIRNVLNRDYLHRRWWVNDPDCQLVRETTELSPAERESFATLVALTGGANVFSDRIADIGADTRSLLERSLPPVRAGAVEGVGRTEFPDRLVCERAADGGRAVALFNWTDSPETLSLSLTDDERGWDAFEGEAVPAGGTVERTVPAHGCLLVHVAPASDRPHLLGADHLAGLGSRLERVAWSADGAAGQLSLTVDAATPQSVTVAVPDGWTRAGVDGAGAADTCTVTVGPGPATLSFERS comes from the coding sequence ATGGTTCAGGTCGACGTGGGCGGGACGGTCCTTCAGTTCGCGCCCGAGACGGCTCGCGTATCGCTCCGTGCGGACGGGACGACACTGGCGTCCGGCCGGGTCGTCGCCGAACTCGGCACCGACCGGTATCCGCGTACCGATAGCTATCACGTACAGACCGACGGGGACGGCGCGCGGGTGCGCTACGACGACGCCGCCGGGACGACGGTCCGCCTCGGCGAGGCGGCCAGAGGGGCCACCCTGACCGTGAGCGTGGCCAACGAAACCGAGACGCCGCGGTCGGTCGGTCGGCTGTGTCCGCTCGCGGCCGACGACCTGTCGTTCGGGCCGGAGACCCGGCTCTACCGGCACGGCTACCAGTCGTGGACGCCGACGGCGACGCTCCCGGTCGAGGCGTCTTTCGCGCCGATCGAACCGGCCGACGTCCCGATGATGACCGACGTCGACGCGCCGCGGACGACGAGCCACTGCCACATCGGCCTGGCCGACGGCGAGCGCCGCCTGACGGCGGGGTTCCTCGACCACTCCGAGTACGTCACCCGATTCGACTACGAGCGCGGGGACGGCGTCGAGTCGCTGACGGCGGTTTCCCCGGGCGACGGCGTCTCGCTGGCCCCGGGCGAGCGCGCGACCAGCGCGCCGCTGTGGGTCGACGCCGCCCGGCCGGTCGACGACGCGCTGGCCGCGCTGGCCGAGCGGACCGGCGAGCGGATGGACGCCCGCGTCGGCGAGTGGGTCCCGACGGGGTGGTGCTCGTGGTACCACTACTTCACCGAGGTGACCGCGGACGACGTCCGGTCGAACCTCGCCGAACTCGACGAGTGGGGGCTCCCGGTGGACCTGGTCCAGCTCGACGACGGCTACCAGACCGCCTTCGGGGACTGGCGAACGCTGGCCGATGGGTTCGAAGATATGGCGGCGCTGGTGGGGGACGTCCGCGACGGGGACTACACGCCCGGGCTCTGGCTCGCGCCGTTTTTCGTCCAGGAGGACGCCGACCTCGTGGCGTCTCACCCCGAGTGGCTCGTCACCGACGGCGACGGTGAGTTCGTCTCGGCCGGCGAGCGCCACGGCGAGATGTACGGGCTGGACCTGACCCACCCCGAGGTGCAGACGTGGCTCCGGGAGACGTTTCGGACTATCGTCGACGAGTGGGGGTTCGAGTACCTCAAACTCGATTTCCTCTACGCCGGGGCGTTGCCCGGCGAGCGGTTCGCCGACGTGACGCGGGCCGAGGCCTACCGCGAAGGGCTGGCGGCGATTCGGGAGGCCGTCGGCGAGGAGACGTACATCCTGGGCTGTGGGGCCCCGCAGGGCCAGAGCGTCGGCCTCGTCGACTCCATGCGCGTCGGTCCCGACACGGCCGAGTACTGGGCCCGCGAGGGCGAGTCCGATAGCGAGCCGGCTCACGAGAACGCTATCCGGAACGTACTCAACCGTGATTACCTCCACCGGCGGTGGTGGGTCAACGACCCGGACTGTCAGCTCGTCCGGGAGACGACCGAGCTGTCGCCGGCCGAGCGGGAGTCGTTCGCGACGCTGGTCGCACTGACCGGCGGCGCGAACGTGTTCAGCGATAGGATAGCCGACATCGGCGCCGACACCCGCTCCCTACTGGAACGCTCGCTCCCACCGGTACGGGCGGGCGCGGTCGAGGGCGTCGGCCGGACGGAGTTCCCCGACAGACTCGTCTGTGAGCGGGCGGCCGACGGCGGCCGCGCGGTCGCGCTGTTCAACTGGACCGACTCCCCCGAGACGCTGTCGCTGTCGCTGACCGACGACGAGCGCGGCTGGGACGCGTTCGAGGGCGAGGCCGTCCCCGCCGGCGGGACGGTCGAGCGGACGGTCCCGGCCCACGGCTGTCTCCTCGTCCACGTCGCGCCCGCGAGCGACCGCCCCCACCTGCTCGGCGCCGACCACCTCGCCGGCCTGGGCTCGCGCCTGGAGCGGGTCGCCTGGAGCGCCGACGGCGCGGCGGGACAGCTCTCTCTCACAGTCGACGCGGCGACGCCGCAGTCGGTCACGGTCGCGGTCCCCGACGGCTGGACCCGCGCCGGCGTCGACGGTGCGGGCGCGGCGGACACGTGTACGGTCACGGTCGGGCCGGGGCCCGCGACGCTCTCCTTCGAGCGGAGCTGA
- the kdgK1 gene encoding bifunctional 2-dehydro-3-deoxygluconokinase/2-dehydro-3-deoxygalactonokinase translates to MVDLVTFGETMLRFSPPDDERIETADRYGVRAAGAESNVAVTAQRLGLDAAWTSKLPDSPVARRVTGELRSHGVTVDVAWSDDGRQGTFYLETGEQPRGNTVIYDRTDAAVTTATPPELPVAGIEDAAGFHTTGITPALSDTLSETTATLLETAREAGTTTSFDCNYRSKLWSPAEARETLTGLLDDVDVFTVAERDAREVFEKSGEPADIGREFAETYDLDVAILTRGTDPALAVTGDAVYEQPTFESTDAHPVGTGDSFVGGFLSQYLDGQSVPDALEYAAATAAFKRTVPGDIAVVSPEEVESVIGGDTADISR, encoded by the coding sequence ATGGTCGACCTAGTGACGTTCGGCGAGACGATGCTTCGCTTCTCGCCGCCGGACGACGAGCGCATCGAGACGGCAGACCGGTACGGCGTGCGTGCCGCGGGCGCGGAGAGCAACGTCGCCGTGACGGCCCAGCGGCTGGGCCTCGACGCGGCCTGGACCTCGAAACTGCCCGACTCGCCGGTCGCCCGACGTGTCACCGGGGAGCTTCGCAGCCACGGCGTCACCGTCGACGTGGCCTGGAGCGACGACGGCCGCCAGGGGACGTTCTACCTCGAAACGGGCGAGCAGCCCCGCGGGAACACCGTGATTTACGACCGCACCGACGCCGCCGTCACGACCGCGACGCCACCGGAACTCCCCGTGGCGGGAATCGAAGACGCGGCGGGATTCCACACGACCGGCATCACGCCGGCCCTCTCGGACACGCTCTCGGAGACGACGGCGACCCTGCTTGAGACCGCGCGCGAGGCGGGGACGACGACGAGTTTCGACTGCAACTACCGCTCGAAGCTCTGGTCGCCCGCGGAGGCCAGGGAGACCCTCACCGGGCTACTGGACGACGTCGACGTGTTCACCGTCGCGGAGCGGGACGCCCGCGAGGTGTTCGAAAAGTCGGGGGAGCCCGCGGACATCGGGCGCGAATTCGCGGAGACGTACGACCTCGACGTGGCGATTCTCACCCGCGGGACCGACCCGGCGCTCGCGGTCACCGGGGACGCCGTCTACGAGCAGCCGACCTTCGAGTCGACGGACGCCCATCCGGTGGGGACCGGCGACTCCTTCGTCGGCGGGTTCCTCTCGCAATACCTCGACGGACAGAGCGTCCCCGACGCGCTGGAATACGCCGCGGCGACGGCCGCGTTCAAGCGGACCGTGCCCGGCGATATCGCCGTCGTGAGCCCCGAGGAAGTCGAATCGGTCATCGGCGGCGACACCGCGGATATCTCCCGGTAG